In Calorimonas adulescens, the sequence TCTCTTTTATAAAAAATAACAATATGGAAAAGGAATGAAAAGAAATGGTGGAAAGTTTTGGCTTCATAAAGGTAGCATCTGCATCTCCGGTACTTAAAGTGGCCAACACGGATTATAATATTTGTGAAATAGAAAAGTTAATGCGGGAGGCTGACGCAAGAGGTGCACGCATAATAGCCTTCCCTGAATTATGCATAACAGGATATACCTGCAATGACCTGTTTCTGCAAAAGCAATTGTTAGAAAGGGCTAAAGGCGCACTTTTTGAGCTGTCGTCGAAAACTAAGGACCTGGATATTCTGGCAGTAGTAAGTTTACCTCTTTTGATAGATCAAAGGCTTTATGACTGTGCGGCGGTAATTCAAAGAGGACAAATCCTGGGTATAGTCCCCAAGATATTTTTACCTAATTACAAGGAATTTTACGAAAAAAGATGGTTTACATCAGGTTATGAGATAAGCAGGGAGGCTTCGGAGATAAGGCTGTGGAGCAGAACTATACCCTTTGGTAATCTGCTGTTTAAAAATGAGGAATATGACATAACCTTGGGAATAGAAATATGTGAAGATCTATGGGCCACAATTCCACCAAGTTCATATCTTGCTCTAAGTGGGGCAAACATTATCGTCAATCCATCTGCAAGCAATGAGCTGGTAGCCAAAGCAGAATACCGGAGAAAACTCATAGAGCAGCAGAGTGCTAGGTGCATCAGCGGGTATATCTATGCAGGAGCCGGAATATATGAATCCAGCACTGACCTGGTGTTTAGTGGTCACTGCCTGATAGCGGAAAATGGTATTATCCTGGAAGAATCGAAAAGATTTAACAGAGGGAATACCATTATCTATTCGGAAATTGATGTCGACCGGCTCTCAGCCGAAAGGCAGTTTAACAAGACTTTTGCGGACAACTATGATATGGAAACTGACCGTAGGAGATTTAAAGTGGTGGAGTTTGAGTTTACTAGAAAGCTTATAGCAGATGCCGACAATTTTGACAGAAAAGTCCATCCATATCCCTTTGTTCCGTCCGATCCTGATACCGTTGACAGAAGGTGTGAGGAGATCTTCAATATCCAGACAGCAGGCCTTGCCAAGAGGATTGAACATACAGGAGCAAAGAAAGCTGTAATCGGCATTTCCGGTGGACTAGACTCCACGCTGGCGCTTCTTGTTACAGTAAAGACTTTTGACCTGCTGGGCATTTCACGGCAAAACATCGAGGCCATCACCATGCCCGGTTTTGGGACCACAGATATGACCTACAACAATGCCGTCGAATTGATGAAGCTATTGAATGTAAACATGAGGGAAATCGATATAAAGCCCGCATGCCTTCAACATATGAAAGATATAGGTCACGACCCCGAAGTGCATGATATAACCTATGAAAATCTCCAGGCCCGGGAAAGAACCCAGATTCTAATGGATATAGCCAACAAAGTGGAGGGCCTTGTGGTGGGGACGGGAGATTTGTCGGAACTGGCTCTGGGATGGGCCACTTATAATGGCGACCATATGTCCATGTATTCGGTAAACTGCGGTGTTCCTAAGACACTGGTGAGATTTTTGGTCAAGTGGATAGCAGATAATGTTGTAGAGGAAAATACCAGAAAGGTCTTGTATAAAATCATTGACACACCCATAAGCCCGGAGCTTTTGCCCCCGGATGAACAGGGAAGAATACGTCAGAAAACTGAGGACAAAGTGGGACCTTACGAACTTCACGATTTTTTCCTCTTCTATGTGGTGAGATACGGCATGGCCCCAAGAAAAGTATTATTTTTGGCCAATATGGCCTTTAAGGATAAATACGAACCGAAAACAATAAGAATGTGGCTTAAAAAATTCTACCATAGATTCTTTTCACAGCAGTTCAAACGCTCAGCCCTGCCGGATGGCCCCAAAGTTGGCAGTATAAGCCTTTCCCCTCGAGGTGACTGGCGCATGCCCAGTGATGCCGACAGTGCTATCTGGATAAAAGATCTTGAAGGGCTGATGT encodes:
- a CDS encoding NAD(+) synthase, with translation MVESFGFIKVASASPVLKVANTDYNICEIEKLMREADARGARIIAFPELCITGYTCNDLFLQKQLLERAKGALFELSSKTKDLDILAVVSLPLLIDQRLYDCAAVIQRGQILGIVPKIFLPNYKEFYEKRWFTSGYEISREASEIRLWSRTIPFGNLLFKNEEYDITLGIEICEDLWATIPPSSYLALSGANIIVNPSASNELVAKAEYRRKLIEQQSARCISGYIYAGAGIYESSTDLVFSGHCLIAENGIILEESKRFNRGNTIIYSEIDVDRLSAERQFNKTFADNYDMETDRRRFKVVEFEFTRKLIADADNFDRKVHPYPFVPSDPDTVDRRCEEIFNIQTAGLAKRIEHTGAKKAVIGISGGLDSTLALLVTVKTFDLLGISRQNIEAITMPGFGTTDMTYNNAVELMKLLNVNMREIDIKPACLQHMKDIGHDPEVHDITYENLQARERTQILMDIANKVEGLVVGTGDLSELALGWATYNGDHMSMYSVNCGVPKTLVRFLVKWIADNVVEENTRKVLYKIIDTPISPELLPPDEQGRIRQKTEDKVGPYELHDFFLFYVVRYGMAPRKVLFLANMAFKDKYEPKTIRMWLKKFYHRFFSQQFKRSALPDGPKVGSISLSPRGDWRMPSDADSAIWIKDLEGLM